The genomic window AAGAAAATGAATATAATTAAGATAAATCAATGAAATAATTATATTTCCTGATATATTAAATTTTGTGTATTATTTGTTTAGTACGAGTCCCATAGCTtattgtaaacatctcaaaaaaagtaactaaccccccttaaataatgaccattattcaaaaacgtgtgatggtattacaaatctgtcaaatgcgttggaagcagaatttgtttctacacattttgacccctcattttcatcttggtgcaagttgggacatgtgtaaacattgcaaatatgccaaaaaagcaggtttcaaaaatattaatcaatttcatattataagatcatacattatggctttaaacttcAATCAGATAACGTATCAAACCCATAGGTACATCAGGCGTGTAGCAAAGTGACAAAAAGTGGTGCGCCCAAAATTGCATGAAGctgcaaaaatgttcaaaacagtgCAAATGCACTGAGGTACATGTTGTATTTGGGAcatacacttttgtggatgggccgatggggctcttcatgtttgcatgttttgaaAGCGCTCAATAGTATAAAGCACatatatatgctaactatcaagtttttgcGGTATTAATGGCTTAAAGTGCATGTGTgaaatttgacatgttttacaAAAGTACAAACAAATTACCAACATACAGTGAAACAAGTGAATAAACAATTTAAACAACTCTAATGATCCCATATAACAATGTCCTCTTCCAGAAGTTATTGACACTATATGATTTGATGCAtgcatttgtttttattaaaaccaAACAAGCACCCTTGTTCCCATATAAACATTCTCCAGTTTGAGATGATTCTAGAAATTGTTAATACTATTATGcttcttggttttttttgtcattttgcagGCTACTCACAAACCTAAGCTGTTATCAACATGGGAATTATTGCAAGTTGCCGGCTTAACCAACATAGAACGCATGTTTAGTGTTGAATTGGATCCACTTCTTATACCCAGAGTATCAGGAACACCTGGTAGTGTACAAGCAAGGAGGGTGAGTACAACACTACCAATAGGAATGATTTAGTGATTTATTatgcattcaacaaaaacattgaaaacTGAATTGCTGTTAAGAAAATATCTGTCATGAAAGCAAATTGTTACACATCCTAGAGGACCtaaaatattttcacaatttctacAGTAACaacaatttttgtttaaatttcattgtataagggcatttcgtgatccacagcatcatccccccacttttctcaaaaaaagttgagatttttgatatcactggaaacctcaggctacattatgtttatgtacaaaaaattcttgcagattaattcgtttagcaaagatatcgtgaaatttgaatttcgctctggtataccagaacgaaattacaacacattgtctatggagcagtgtaatacacataatcatgcataactcgcaaacgcaaaaatcggaatcaactgaaattttgggaataagctttttttgtggatatctactgaaaaatgtcataaaaagaggatgctaggatcacaaaatactcctttaaattgcaCTCTATTTTTGCTTGAAAACAATTAGAAATGAGGGTCATCGCCTATTTTAAAGCTTGATatgaaacctgatttttttggtatatttgtaatatAAGAGGAGGCTGGTTATAATGATATATCactcccagtggcgtagctagcgTTGGTAGCGCCCGAggcaagaaataaaataaaattttcgccCCTATCCCTCCACCtgatatcggtcttaaaatgttccttcaattgattttgtgctgaatgtgctaaattttgattttcatcgcttggaggggcgcagaatcgatgctgaattggtcaatttggcgcctccCTTAGGGTGGTGCCCGGGACACATTCCCCCCTAAGGGTGTCGCCCGGGGCACTACGCCACTGATCACTCCAAACATTTTGTTACTTTTATGTATATgtgacttttttgttcattatactttttgatttttattcttGCAGCATATAATTCAGAGATTGGAATCACTTGGTGGATGGACAATAGTTAAAGATGCCTTCTCGGCCCCAGCCCCAGCCCCATTTGGAAACATAGACTTCGGCCAACATCATAGCCACATTAAACACCTCTGCAGAAAGGCGTCTTGTACTAGCCTGCCATTATGACTCTAAGTACTTTGCTCCCAGAAGAGATCAAAGGCAATTCATTGGTGCTACTGATTCGGCTGTACCCTGTGCAATGCTGCTGGATTTGGCGTATTCTTTAAATGATATATTGAAAGCATCTCCTCTTGAGGTAAGCCTAATATGgccaaaaagttgtttgtttgtcaggGTCGATTGGTTCAAGATGTCAAAATTCTGAAAGAAAAAAACctgtaattttcaaaattagggttggtattcttttgtacagaaaAGATTTGATTTTCAAGATAGAACCAGCTTGAGTATGGACTGTGAAGAAACAACTTTGGCCTAATTGATTGGAGGATAGATTAGGGACATCATTGATACATTGAGGGGACTTCCTCCTCTTTTATTTTCAAACAGTCAAACTGTGACAAATTTTTGTTGGGGGATAACAGAGAACTCAAATTTAGCAAGATTGTACTAATTTGCAAAACTATCAAGATAAAAATGTTCTTTTGATTAAAGTGCAACGTAATGGCCATAATCAACAGGGTGTTGTTTCTGTGGTTGACTCTGATGATATATATAAGTTAGTGAGTTGAGTGGGTGAGTGGGTGTTTTGGTGGTTAGGTGGGCAAGCTAGCGAGTGAGATGAgttggtgagtgagtgagtaagaTGAGTAACAGAGATGAGATCAGTGAGTGAATGAGATGAGTCGGTGAGTGAGATGAGTCAGTGAGTGAGATGAGTTAGTGAGgtaggtgagtgagtgagtgagtgagtgagtgagtgggggtgttgagtgagtgagtgagtgagtgagtgagtgagtgagtgagtgagtgggagagtgagtgagtgagtgagtgagtgagtgagtgagtgagtgagtgagtgagtgagtgagtgagtgagtgagtgagtgagtgagtgagtgagtgagatgAGTCAGGGAAAGATGAGTGAGTGAGGTGAGTCAGTGAGATGAGTCAGCAAGTGCATTGAATCAGCAAGTGTGATGAGTCAGTGAGATGCGTCAGCGGGTGAGATGAGTCGTGAGGTGAGTAAGTCAGTGAGTCAGTGAGATAGTCAACAAGTGCATcgagcaggggtagcgctagaactaaacactccagtgtccgcagggacccccgaacttgcagaaaattaaaaagtagggggtccggagtagcgtttggtgagtccgagttgcaaaatgcagcataaatagtatgtctgcaatatagcgctagattgaaaaactggtggtctgcagggacccctgaacttgcagaatatttaaaaacagggggtccgaactctattttggtgggtccgggaccccaaaaagcaacctagcgctacccctggcatCGAGTCAGCAAGTGTGATGAGTCAGTGAGATGAGTCTGCGGGTGAGATGAGTCGTGAGGTGAGTAAGTCAGTGAGTCAGTGAGATAGTCAGCAAGTGTGTTGAGTCAGCAAGTGTGATGAGTCAGTGAGATGAGTCAGCGGGTAAGATGAGTCGGTAAGTGAGATGAGTCAATGAGATGAGTCAGTGAGTGAGTTTGTGATTAAGAATAAAAGTCAAAACTGACAGACTCAAAGCTGTGCACTGATCTGCAAACCCCTAGAAGGAAGTAGTACAAGATGGTGATCCAAGAGATGGaaagaaaaatacaatttcaattttcatgttttCTTTTGATCCAGATGGTCACTCTTCAGCTGGTATTTTTGATGGTGAAGAAGCTTTAAATAAGATGGATGGGCACAGATTCTTTGTATGGGTCACGCCATCTAGCAAACCTTTGGGCAAACTCCAAGTATTACCTCATCAGAGGAACTACCACAGAAGAGAAAACAGAACTGGACAGAATCGTAAGTTTTACCCCAATGATAGTCTCCAAACTCCATGAGTATActtttcaaatgtcattaaatTTGAAGTGCAAACATCATTGAAACACCTGTGACTACCATGGCTTGGCACATGATGGGTTGGGCCAGAATCCCCACCA from Amphiura filiformis chromosome 5, Afil_fr2py, whole genome shotgun sequence includes these protein-coding regions:
- the LOC140152046 gene encoding LOW QUALITY PROTEIN: glutaminyl-peptide cyclotransferase-like (The sequence of the model RefSeq protein was modified relative to this genomic sequence to represent the inferred CDS: deleted 1 base in 1 codon; substituted 1 base at 1 genomic stop codon) — protein: MSKSSGQKHYVWIFTVCLVLLAIVTGLVTNAGVDDTCTPLSCTPKCIAEWWDGNFTCALGVDFGPVDYQHQRPPKATHKPKLLSTWELLQVAGLTNIERMFSVELDPLLIPRVSGTPGSVQARRHIIQRLESLGGWTIVKDAFSAPAPAPFGNIDFANIIATLNTSAERRLVLACHYDSKYFAPRRDQRQFIGATDSAVPCAMLLDLAYSLNDILKASPLEMVTLQLVFLMVKKLXIRWMGTDSLYGSRHLANLWANSKYYLIRGTTTEEKTELDRIDMLVLLSLIGEKSPQFRDFFPKTGKWFQHMQNVERRLNTNNLLESHRNYFTGNSLSGSGGIEDDHTPFLDQGVACLHVIAYPFPATWHMVEDTKEALDMETIDNLNKVFQVFTAEYLHLKIPAIE